A window of Desulforhopalus sp. contains these coding sequences:
- the acs gene encoding acetate--CoA ligase, whose amino-acid sequence MSEKQNIVETSEAEIAVHWQEEKYYHPNPGFVGQANLTDASIFDRMKLENFPDYYTEFAELLTWYKYWDEVLDTSDAPCWKWFRGGKINASYNCIDRHLAKNKNKTAIHFVSELEEEAVVHVTYQELYVRVNEFAALLRDTAGLKRGDRVTIHMPMSAELPIAMLACARLGVIHSVVFGGFSSSACADRIVDSNSRVLITMDAYYRAGKLLNHKAVDDEACQLAAKDGQTVDKLLVWQRYPGKMSSDSPLVPGRDIVVNTELKEYYGARVEPEQMLSEDPLFLMYTSGTTGKPKGAQHGTGGYLAYVTAMSKYIQDIHPEDVYWCMADIGWITGHSFIVYGPLALCASSVIYEGVPTYPDAGRSWRIAQDLGVNIFHTAPTTIRALRKIGPDEPAKYNYNFKHMTTVGEPIEPAVWKWYEEKVGKGKAVIVDTYWQTETGGFLCSTVPGLQPMKPGSAGPGVPGIHPIIFDVDGKEIPAGAGKAGNICIQNPWPGCFQTIWGNRQRFVDTYFGMYNKDPNSKDWRDWPYLTGDAALMAEDGYIRILGRIDDVINVSGHRLGTKEIESACLNVAEVAEAAVVPVNHEIKGKEPEVYIALKPGIAPSPEIVQKVADAITFSIGKIAKCRNIWIVPDMPKTRSGKIMRRVLGAISNRGDVGNVMTLANPEIVEQIQKMVNDKLK is encoded by the coding sequence ATGAGTGAGAAACAAAATATTGTCGAAACTTCGGAAGCTGAGATTGCCGTTCATTGGCAGGAAGAAAAATATTATCATCCAAACCCAGGTTTCGTCGGTCAGGCGAACCTTACCGATGCATCCATTTTCGATCGTATGAAATTGGAAAATTTCCCCGATTATTATACTGAGTTTGCTGAGCTGTTGACGTGGTATAAATATTGGGATGAGGTTCTCGACACGAGTGATGCACCCTGCTGGAAATGGTTTAGAGGCGGCAAGATCAATGCCAGTTATAATTGTATAGACAGGCATTTAGCAAAGAATAAAAATAAAACCGCCATTCATTTTGTCTCGGAATTGGAAGAAGAGGCGGTTGTTCATGTTACCTATCAGGAGCTTTACGTACGTGTCAATGAGTTTGCTGCTTTACTGAGAGATACTGCGGGACTGAAGAGAGGCGATAGGGTAACGATTCACATGCCGATGTCAGCAGAGTTGCCCATTGCAATGTTGGCGTGTGCTCGCTTGGGGGTTATTCATTCCGTGGTCTTCGGCGGCTTTTCCTCAAGTGCCTGTGCCGACAGGATTGTCGATTCAAACAGCCGGGTACTCATCACGATGGATGCGTACTACCGAGCAGGGAAGCTATTGAATCATAAGGCGGTTGATGATGAGGCCTGCCAGCTGGCAGCAAAAGACGGACAAACTGTCGATAAATTACTGGTTTGGCAACGTTATCCCGGAAAAATGTCTTCCGATTCTCCACTTGTTCCTGGGCGGGATATTGTCGTAAATACCGAGTTGAAGGAATATTACGGCGCGAGAGTCGAACCTGAGCAAATGCTGTCTGAAGATCCACTCTTCTTGATGTATACCAGTGGTACAACTGGCAAACCGAAAGGAGCCCAACACGGAACCGGCGGCTATCTTGCATACGTGACGGCGATGTCCAAGTACATTCAAGATATTCATCCAGAGGATGTTTACTGGTGTATGGCTGATATCGGCTGGATTACCGGTCATTCATTTATTGTCTACGGTCCATTGGCACTGTGTGCATCTTCAGTAATTTATGAAGGTGTGCCGACCTATCCGGACGCCGGACGTTCCTGGCGGATAGCGCAGGATCTTGGTGTTAATATCTTCCATACCGCACCAACCACAATTCGGGCCTTGCGAAAGATCGGACCGGATGAGCCCGCTAAGTACAATTATAATTTCAAGCATATGACCACCGTTGGTGAGCCGATTGAGCCGGCAGTTTGGAAGTGGTATGAAGAGAAGGTTGGCAAAGGAAAAGCAGTTATTGTTGATACCTACTGGCAGACTGAGACCGGTGGTTTCCTCTGCTCAACCGTGCCTGGTCTCCAACCTATGAAACCGGGTAGCGCCGGTCCCGGAGTTCCTGGTATTCATCCTATTATCTTTGATGTGGATGGCAAGGAAATACCAGCTGGTGCTGGAAAGGCTGGCAATATCTGTATACAGAATCCGTGGCCGGGGTGCTTCCAGACGATTTGGGGAAATCGGCAGCGATTTGTTGATACGTACTTCGGAATGTACAACAAGGATCCAAATAGCAAAGATTGGCGTGATTGGCCATATCTGACCGGTGACGCCGCGCTGATGGCCGAAGATGGATACATTCGTATCCTTGGCCGTATTGATGACGTTATCAACGTTTCCGGTCATCGTCTTGGAACTAAGGAAATTGAGTCGGCTTGTTTGAATGTCGCGGAGGTCGCAGAAGCCGCTGTTGTTCCGGTAAATCATGAGATCAAAGGCAAGGAACCCGAGGTGTATATCGCCCTCAAGCCTGGAATCGCACCATCACCGGAAATTGTCCAGAAGGTTGCAGATGCTATAACCTTCTCAATCGGCAAGATAGCCAAGTGT
- a CDS encoding OFA family MFS transporter: MAQPNQTVPAQAWVTVFAGTAINLCLGILYAWSIWKTALVNVDKAGQVMTGINAGWVYLNNAQAATPFSLCVIIFAFLMIPGGRIQDKISPRFGATLGGLTLAAGCLLAGYMKSYTGIMIGFGILGGIGMGIGYAAPTPAALKWFGPHKRGLIAGIVVGGYGGAALYIGFLGQYLIDKFGITGSFYGLGTIFAVVVIVAGQLLKTPPAGYKPPMLSGGNVATANSTITNWEPGDVVKTWQFYALVFMFIITTQSGLLIIANANGLMMKAAKDMPFFAANAWLLVSYGGFVNAAGRVGTGFYSDKIGRLNAYCLNCAVSALCLFSLPYVMSSGSILLLFLAVGVAYWQYGGGLSLMPSFAADFYGPKNLGMNYGLIFFGWGLGFFMARLGGTIEDLTGSLNYAFYISGALLVIGVIVAKMTTRPMHSDETQGSKVTA, translated from the coding sequence ATGGCTCAACCGAATCAAACAGTTCCGGCTCAGGCTTGGGTTACAGTCTTTGCTGGTACAGCTATTAATCTCTGTCTCGGTATTCTGTATGCCTGGAGTATTTGGAAGACTGCTCTGGTCAATGTAGACAAAGCCGGGCAGGTGATGACCGGAATCAACGCCGGATGGGTGTATTTGAACAATGCCCAGGCGGCGACTCCATTTTCTCTTTGTGTAATAATATTTGCATTCCTGATGATCCCTGGGGGACGTATCCAGGATAAAATTAGCCCACGTTTTGGTGCTACTCTTGGAGGTTTGACCTTGGCTGCGGGCTGTCTCCTTGCCGGTTACATGAAGAGTTATACTGGAATCATGATTGGTTTTGGTATCCTTGGTGGTATCGGCATGGGTATCGGCTACGCTGCACCGACTCCGGCAGCTCTGAAATGGTTTGGCCCTCATAAGCGTGGTTTGATCGCCGGTATTGTTGTCGGTGGTTATGGCGGCGCCGCTTTGTATATTGGTTTTCTTGGTCAATATCTCATTGATAAGTTTGGGATAACTGGAAGCTTTTATGGGCTAGGAACCATTTTTGCGGTAGTTGTAATTGTCGCAGGGCAATTGCTGAAAACGCCACCTGCCGGATACAAACCGCCAATGCTCTCAGGTGGCAATGTTGCAACTGCCAATTCAACGATCACCAACTGGGAGCCGGGCGATGTTGTAAAGACCTGGCAATTTTATGCCCTCGTCTTTATGTTTATTATTACTACCCAATCCGGTCTTTTAATCATTGCCAATGCTAATGGTTTGATGATGAAAGCAGCCAAGGACATGCCGTTCTTTGCGGCAAATGCTTGGTTGTTGGTTTCCTACGGTGGTTTTGTCAATGCTGCTGGACGTGTCGGTACTGGTTTCTATTCAGATAAAATCGGCCGGTTGAATGCCTACTGTTTGAACTGCGCTGTCTCTGCTTTGTGCCTTTTTTCTTTGCCCTACGTCATGTCGAGTGGCAGCATTCTCCTGCTCTTCCTGGCTGTCGGTGTAGCTTATTGGCAGTACGGTGGCGGCCTTTCCTTGATGCCTTCTTTTGCGGCAGATTTTTATGGGCCTAAAAATCTAGGAATGAACTACGGATTGATTTTCTTCGGTTGGGGTCTCGGTTTCTTCATGGCCAGACTCGGTGGAACTATTGAAGATCTTACCGGTAGTTTGAACTATGCCTTTTACATCTCCGGAGCTCTGTTGGTGATCGGTGTCATTGTTGCTAAAATGACAACTCGGCCAATGCATTCGGATGAAACTCAAGGCAGTAAGGTTACTGCCTAA